The sequence CCCGGCGTCCCCGGCACCACCAACATGCTCCGCGTCCACCACCTGAGCGCACAGGGCAGCTGAGCGGACCGGCCGGCGGGCCCCGCAAGGGGCCTGTACGGCGCTGAGGGCGCCCCCTGGGACCAGGGGGCGCCCTCAGCTGTGTGCGGCTCCCGAACGGGCTTGTGGGACCGGTCAGTTGTCGGTCGTGTAGACGTGCATCCCGGGCACGTGCAGGTTGCCGCCGAACTGGGCGGCCTGGACCACCTTCACGTTGGTGAAGTAGATCAGCGGAAGGTTCAGCGGGGGCGGGCTGTCGGGCGTGAACTTCATCGGGATCAGGCCGAAGAGGTTGCCCGAGATGCTCTCGGTGTACATCGTGGTGGCGCCGCCCCGGATGGTGGACGTCGAGCCGCCCGCCGCCTGCACGTGGTAGGTCTTGCCGGAGAGCTTGTCCTTCACCGTCTGGTGCAGGTCCCCGATGTCCGTGCCGTCGGAGATGACGTACTTCAGCACCTTCTTGGTGGTGCCGGAGGCCGTCTTCACCTCCACGATGCCCTGGTAGTCGGCGCCCTTGAGCAGCAGCGAGCTGGCGTCGAGGTACCAGGGGTCGTCCGCCACCGGCACCTTGTTGTCCACGCCGCTCTGGTCGGTCGTGGCCGCCGGGCAGTTCGCCGTCGAGGCGCTGGAACTCGCCGACGGGCTGGGCGCCGCCGACGCGGCCGCCTTGACCGTGTCCTGCGCCGTCTTGGAGACCGAGTCGGTGGTCTTCTTGACGGTGTCGGTGGTCTTCTTGACCGTGTCGCCGATCGCCTTGCCGGCGTTGGAGACGGTGTCGGAGACCTTGGAACCGGACGACGACGAGGCCGACGGGGATGCCGGGGCCGAGGACGCGCTCGCGGACGGCGTCGGGCTCGCGGACGGGGATGCGGAGTCGCTGCTCCCGCCGGTGAGGATGCCGCCGAGCGTGTTGCCGATGGTGTCCAGCAGACCACCGCTGCTCTTGGACGCCGACGGTGTGGGCGTGGGCGTGGCCGTGCCGCCGGACGAACCCGACGATCCCGAGCCGGAGCCCGAGCCCGAGGGGGCGGACGTCGCCGTCGGCGTCGGCGCGGCCTTGCCGCCGGAACCTGAATCCGGCGAAGAGGTCTTGCCCGAGCCGCCGGACGTGGTGTCCTTGGCGCTGTCGCTCGCCGAGGGAGTCGGCGTGGCCGAGTCCGCGGACTTGCTCGCCGAGGCGGAGGGCGACGGCGACGCCGAGGCGCCCTTGGAGCCGTCCAGCGCCTTGACGCAGTTCTTGTACTCGTCGGCCGTCAGGCTCTTGGACGTGGTCGACGGGGACGGGCTGCCGCCGCTGTCGGCGAGCGCCAGGGTTGACGTGAAGCCCATGCCCATCAGGACCGCGGTCGGCATCGCCACGGAGGCGATCGCCTTGCCGGCCGGCATGTGGAACCTGGTGAACAGCGGCTTCCGGGGTGCCGCGTGGCGGGGCCCGGTTCTCGCGCGGGACCCGTCCACCTCGGTCTCGCGGGTCACCTCGTCAGCCGGCACTGTGCCTCCCGTTCGCCCCGTTCGCCGGGCTCGTTCCTGACAGGTCGTTCTCCCCGAACCCCTGGTACGCCTCGGCGGGGCTCTGGTCCACGCCCTGCTCGGGCAGCGGCGCGGTCTGCGGGGCACCGCCCTCACCCGGGGCCGCCTCGGCCGGCGGCTGCGGCTGCGGCGGCGCGCCCGGCGCCCAGGCCACGGCCATCGCTCCGCCGATGAGGGCGAAGAGGAAGCCCAGGACGAAGCCGCCGAAGTTGGACACGGGGATGGACACCAGCGCCAGCAGGATCGCGGCGACTCCCGCGAAGACCCGTACGTGCTTCTGGAACCAGAGGCTGATGCCCAGGACGATCAGCAGCACGCCGATGATCAGGGATCCGGCTCCCGCGGTCGTCGCCATCGCCAGCGTCAGATGCCCGAGCTGGAGGTGGGCGTACGGGAAGTACATGATCGGAAAGCCGCCGAGCAAGACGAACAGCCCGGCCCAGAACGGACGGGTGCCCCGCCAGGCGCGGAACTGCAGCCGTCGGCGGGTGAACTGGCCGGGTGCGGCGGCAGAAGTCTCGGCGCTCATGGAAAACAGCTCCCTGGTGCGGCGTTGCTGTGGTGGTGATGTGTGCCGCGTGTGAAGTGCGGCCGGAGAGTGGACGGGCGGGGGCGCCACCGGCTCCCCCGCCCGCTACCGAGTGCTTAGTAGCACTCCTTGACACCCGTGGACAGCGACATGTGAAGGCCGCTGAGCTTGAAGGTGCCGGCGGTGGTCGCCCACGCCGTCTGCTTCACGTTGTCCAGCGTGGCCGAGTCGGCCTGCTGGGCGAAGCCGTACGGGTTCGTCTGCTCAC comes from Streptomyces sp. FXJ1.172 and encodes:
- a CDS encoding DUF6114 domain-containing protein, producing MSAETSAAAPGQFTRRRLQFRAWRGTRPFWAGLFVLLGGFPIMYFPYAHLQLGHLTLAMATTAGAGSLIIGVLLIVLGISLWFQKHVRVFAGVAAILLALVSIPVSNFGGFVLGFLFALIGGAMAVAWAPGAPPQPQPPAEAAPGEGGAPQTAPLPEQGVDQSPAEAYQGFGENDLSGTSPANGANGRHSAG